A DNA window from Hordeum vulgare subsp. vulgare chromosome 1H, MorexV3_pseudomolecules_assembly, whole genome shotgun sequence contains the following coding sequences:
- the LOC123397410 gene encoding phospholipase D alpha 1-like: MEAGERALTERSHTSCLRHGTEISVDGEQQLVEGIEDTVGVGKGASKLYATVGLGKARIGRTRTLNDESSTPRWFESFHIYCAHLASDVLFTIKGKSTIGAVVVGTGYLPVRDIYGGDEVERWLPLCDDSRNPVEGGGKIHVKLQYFDISKDRGWGHGIRSGKHPGVPYTFFSQRQGCKVTLYQDAHIPDGFIPRIPLDDGRCYEPHRCWEDIFAAISNAKHLIYITGWSVYTEITLLRDANRPKPAGGGVTLGELLKKKAGEGVRVLMLVWDDRTSVGVLKKDGLMATHDEETMNYFQDTDVHCVLCPRDPDDSGSIVQDLQISTMFTHHQKTVIVDHDMPQSGGGRRRRILSFVGGLDLCDGRYDTPFHSLFGTLDGPHHDDFHQPNFTTAAIAKGGPREPWHDIHCRLEGPVAWDVLYNFEQRWRKQGGKDLLVQLRDLADDIIPPSPVMHAEDRETWNVQLFRSIDGGAAFGFPDTPEDAARAGLVSGKDQIIDRSIQDAYICAIRRAKSFIYIENQYFLGSSYCWKPDGINPDDVGALHLLPKELSMKVVSKIEAGERFTVYVVVPMWPEGIPASGSVQAILDWQRRTMEMMYTDIAQAIQAKGIDAKPKDYLTFFCLGNREAKKSGEYQPPEQAEPDSDYLKAQQNRRFMIYVHTKMMIVDDEYIIVGSANINQRSMDGARDSEIAMGAYQPCHLATSRPARGQVHGFRMALWYEHLGMVDEAFQRPESLECVHKVNAMADRYWDLYAGDGPERDLPGHLLTYPVSVTGDGSVTQLPGVEFFPDTEARILGAKSDYLPPILTT; the protein is encoded by the exons ATGGAGGCCGGTGAG CGTGCTTTGACCGAGCGCTCACATACGAGTTGTTTGCGACATGGTACTGAGATttctgttgatggtgagcaacagCTGGTGGAggggatcgaggacacggtgggcgtCGGCAAAGGCGCGAGCAAGCTCTACGCCACCGTCGGCCTTGGCAAGGCCCGCATCGGCCGCACCCGCACGCTGAACGACGAGTCGTCGACCCCGCGCTGGTTCGAGTCCTTCCACATCTACTGCGCGCACCTCGCCTCCGACGTGCTCTTCACCATCAAGGGCAAGAGCACCATCGGCGCTGTCGTCGTGGGCACGGGCTACCTCCCCGTCCGCGACATCTACGGCGGCGACGAGGTCGAGCGGTGGCTCCCGCTCTGCGACGACAGCCGCAACCCCGTCGAAGGCGGCGGCAAGATCCACGTCAAGCTCCAGTACTTCGACATTTCCAAGGACCGGGGCTGGGGCCACGGCATCCGCTCCGGGAAGCACCCCGGCGTGCCCTACACCTTCTTCTCGCAGCGGCAGGGGTGCAAGGTGACGCTGTACCAGGACGCCCACATTCCCGACGGCTTCATCCCCAGGATCCCGCTCGACGACGGCCGGTGCTACGAGCCGCACCGCTGCTGGGAGGACATCTTCGCCGCCATTAGCAATGCCAAGCACCTCATCTACATCACGGGATGGTCCGTGTACACGGAGATCACGCTGCTCAGAGACGCGAACCGGCCCAAGCCGGCCGGCGGCGGCGTCACGCTCGGGGAGCTGCTCAAGAAGAAGGCCGGCGAGGGCGTCAGGGTCCTCATGCTGGTCTGGGACGACCGGACCTCGGTTGGGGTGCTCAAGAAGGACGGCCTCATGGCGACGCACGATGAGGAGACGATGAACTACTTCCAGGACACCGACGTGCACTGCGTGCTCTGTCCCCGGGATCCCGACGACTCCGGCAGCATCGTCCAGGACCTGCAGATCTCCACCATGTTCACGCACCACCAGAAGACCGTCATCGTGGACCACGACATGCCCCAGAGCGGCGGCGGCCGGCGCCGGCGGATCCTCAGCTTCGTGGGCGGGCTTGACCTCTGCGACGGCCGCTACGACACGCCGTTCCACTCCCTGTTCGGGACGCTGGACGGGCCCCACCACGACGACTTCCACCAGCCCAACTTCACGACGGCTGCGATCGCCAAGGGCGGGCCGAGGGAGCCGTGGCACGACATCCACTGCCGCCTCGAGGGCCCCGTGGCGTGGGACGTGCTCTACAACTTCGAGCAGCGGTGGCGCAAGCAGGGCGGCAAGGACCTGCTCGTCCAGCTCAGGGACCTCGCCGATGACATTATCCCGCCGTCGCCGGTGATGCACGCCGAGGACAGGGAGACGTGGAACGTGCAGCTGTTCCGGTCCATCGATGGCGGCGCCGCCTTCGGGTTCCCGGACACCCCCGAGGACGCGGCGAGGGCGGGGCTCGTCAGCGGTAAGGACCAGATCATCGACCGGAGCATCCAGGACGCGTACATCTGCGCCATCCGGAGGGCCAAGAGCTTCATCTACATCGAGAACCAGTACTTCCTGGGGAGCTCCTACTGCTGGAAGCCCGACGGCATCAACCCCGACGACGTCGGCGCGCTGCACCTCCTCCCCAAGGAGCTTTCAATGAAGGTGGTGAGCAAGATCGAGGCCGGGGAGCGGTTCACCGTGTACGTCGTGGTGCCCATGTGGCCGGAGGGCATCCCGGCGAGCGGGTCCGTGCAGGCGATCCTCGACTGGCAGAGGAGGACCATGGAGATGATGTACACCGACATCGCGCAGGCCATCCAGGCCAAGGGGATCGACGCCAAGCCCAAGGACTACCTCACCTTCTTCTGCCTCGGCAACCGGGAGGCCAAGAAGTCCGGCGAGTACCAGCCGCCGGAGCAGGCCGAGCCCGACAGCGATTACCTCAAGGCGCAGCAGAACCGCCGGTTCATGATCTACGTCCACACCAAGATGATGATCG TGGACGACGAGTACATCATCGTGGGGTCGGCCAACATCAACCAGAGGTCCATGGACGGGGCGCGCGACTCGGAGATTGCCATGGGCGCGTACCAGCCGTGCCACCTGGCGACGAGCCGGCCGGCGAGGGGGCAGGTGCACGGGTTCAGGATGGCGCTGTGGTACGAGCACCTCGGCATGGTCGACGAGGCGTTCCAGCGGCCGGAGAGCCTCGAGTGCGTGCACAAGGTGAACGCCATGGCCGACAGGTACTGGGACCTCTACGCCGGCGACGGCCCCGAGCGCGACCTCCCCGGCCACCTCCTCACCTACCCCGTCAGCGTCACCGGCGATGGCTCAGTGACACAGCTGCCCGGGGTGGAGTTCTTCCCGGACACCGAGGCGCGGATCCTCGGCGCCAAGTCCGACTACCTCCCGCCCATCCTTACCACATAG
- the LOC123397421 gene encoding uncharacterized protein LOC123397421 — MAGQSKRTKAPAPMEFPRPTAAQIVPPPTAHMVPLPPMFVPGAWLPPRPPQSMADSSPPCRIAGVQPPSTTGSKTQVLVWTEPMAENLEDNDLQAWGFDFHPHGGFLNLINNTSSHAKARNNWSSLQPINGSNENSGGDCTRTEKRLTWTKQEDLRLVSAWLQNSNDPIQSNYRKNDQYWKDVAAVYNSTTPKNRERQVKQVKDRFAKIKKKVAWFCGSYREAEALYANGENDADLKKRAIQTYEEDHKDDGPFMFEHCWEVLKKQPKWDTYLERLEDLESGKRKFAVDDEVGKHFTLDDVQDERPPGGKQAKGKPKRKRNDEGCIIDLEDELSKFVEAQTAANEGRKEMLETQRRVSSENLEARKLACLAAKDHKESVMLETYRSLMMQDMTGMSEDVRSEHVLALKCFREKLFEKTD, encoded by the exons ATGGCGGGACAGTCCAAGCGGACGAAAGCACCAGCGCCTATGGAGTTCCCGCGACCCACGGCTGCTCAAATCGTCCCCCCACCAACAGCTCATATGGTTCCGCTGCCGCCCATGTTTGTTCCTGGAGCCTGGTTACCCCCACGACCACCACAGTCCATGGCGGACTCCTCCCCACCATGCCGGATCGCTGGGGTACAGCCACCAAGTACGACTGGTTCGAAGACTCAAGTTCTCGTGTGGACTGAACCCATGGCTGAGAATCTTGAGGATAATGATCTGCAAGCATG GGGATTCGATTTTCATCCACATGGTGGTTTCCTTAATTTGATTAATAATACATCAAGCCATGCAAAAGCCAGAAATAATTGGAGTTCATTGCAGCCAATCAATGGTAGCAATGAAAACAGTGGTGGCGATTGCACTAGAACTGAAAAGCGTTTGACATGGACAAAACAAGAGGATCTAAGATTG GTCAGTGCTTGGTTGCAAAATTCAAATGATCCAATCCAATCAAATTATAGGAAGAACGACCAGTATTGGAAAGATGTTGCTGCCGTCTACAACAGTACCACCCCAAAAaacagagaaagacaagtaaagCAAGTGAAGGATCGATTTgctaaaataaagaaaaaggttGCATGGTTTTGTGGGAGCTATAGGGAGGCTGAGGCTTTGTATGCTAATGGTGAAAATGATGCAGATTTAAAGAAGAGAGCGATCCAAACTTATGAGGAGGATCACAAAGATGATGGTCCATTTATGTTCGAGCATTGTTGGGAGGTTCTTAAAAAGCAACCAAAATGGGACACGTATTTGGAACGCCTAGAAGATTTGGAGTCGGGCAAGAGGAAGTTTGCTGTTGATGATGAAGTGGGAAAGCATTTCACTCTCGATGATGTTCAAGATGAACGACCACCAGGTGGCAAGCAAGCTAAGGGGAAACCGAAACGGAAAAGAAATGATGAAGGTTGTATAATAGATCTTGAAGATGAGCTTAGCAAGTTTGTAGAAGCTCAGACTGCAGCAAATGAAGGCCGCAAAGAAATGTTAGAGACACAAAGGCGTGTGTCGAGTGAGAATCTGGAAGCTCGGAAGCTTGCATGCCTTGCGGCAAAAGATCACAAGGAGTCAGTCATGCTAGAAACGTATCGCTCATTGATGATGCAAGACATGACTGGGATGTCCGAAGACGTGAGATCTGAGCATGTGTTGGCACTGAAGTGTTTCAGGGAGAAGCTGTTTGAAAAAACTGACTAA